A DNA window from Trichomycterus rosablanca isolate fTriRos1 chromosome 11, fTriRos1.hap1, whole genome shotgun sequence contains the following coding sequences:
- the rbm28 gene encoding RNA-binding protein 28 isoform X1: protein MSAVTLFVRNLPTSASNQQLEEIFSEIGPVKRCFVVKDKGSEKCRGIGYVTYSMAEDAQRAIQDIKHYDGKKISVIQAKKKINDRKKGKAEKAEKEAEKPPDSKPQQKSQGMRKKKLKAKLIVRNLSFKCSEEELKQIFSKYGTVLEANIPLKPDGKKRGFAFVQFKNMLEAGKALAATNLKEIKDRKVAVDWAVSKDKFLANQSGLAAGSKKDERTNATEADEETDEEESPEEHESGTNSQSEEEEDDDDDDGDDGDDEEDKESQEADSDSSLSASDEDDDDEDDDDEDDDDGDVSDEDTDKKNKAKKKQNLLPSDVNEGKTLFIRNLSFDSEEEGLEEVLLQFGELRYVRVVVHPETGLPKGCAFAQFKSKEAAEKCLAAAQDESETGGVRVDGRKLNIMLAVSKEDAVKLKTKEVKTHKGSRNLYLAREGLIRAGTKAAEGVSDSDMAKRTRFEELKRAKLKNVNVFVSRTRLCIHNLPKSVDRSRLSKLCLTAAGGDKRVRIKECHVMYDRKPVRGEPMGHSLGYGFVEFQDHEHALQALRRLNNNPTIFGAIKRPIVEFSLEDGRKLKLKAMRLEKSKVKTVAKSGGEKVLGSILRWSSPGPFCVEFACSPCVCVGFLRELRFPPTVQRRKQVNKNSNQKEGNSESQQKSPKKNKAAVQQPNRSGNSSEQTPSGHYSGFRTTPEVEHVELQDGKKRQKVLPMPSHKGPKIRQRDKGKQLVPAKKIKTVPSRKEKKIVSMEKPNQNKKQGAKPVKRKFQSKEDDHFERLVEQYKKKLTGGSNSNNMVIKKTKWFS, encoded by the exons ATGTCAGCAGTGACTTTATTTGTGCGGAATTTACCGACTTCTGCATCTaatcaacaactggaggaaataTTTTCTGAAATCGGACCCGTAAAACGCTGCTTTGTGGTGAAAGATAAAG GATCAGAAAAATGCCGTGGAATAGGATATGTCACATACTCGATGGCAGAGGACGCACAGCGAGCCATTCAAGACATAAAGCATTACGATGGAAAAAAAATATCTGTCATTCAGGCCAAGAAGAAAATCAATGatagaaagaaaggaaaagctGAAAAAG CTGAGAAAGAAGCTGAGAAACCACCAGATTCAAAGCCTCAACAGAAATCACAAGGCATGAGGAAGAAAAAGTTGAAAGCCAAGCTCATTGTTAGAAATCTCAGTTTTAAA tgcTCAGAAGAGGAGCTGAAGCAAATCTTCTCAAAATACGGGACTGTTCTGGAAGCTAACATCCCTTTAAAACCAG ACGGAAAGAAACGAGGCTTCGCATTTGTCCAGTTTAAAAACATGCTTGAGGCAGGAAAAGCACTCGCCGCCACCAACCTAAAAGAAATTAAAG ACAGAAAGGTAGCTGTAGACTGGGCTGTCTCAAAGGATAAGTTCTTGGCCAACCAGTCAGGATTGGCTGCAG GAAGTAAAAAAGATGAAAGAACGAATGCAACTGAGGCCGATGAGGAGACGGATGAAGAAGAGTCTCCAGAGGAACA TGAATCTGGCACCAACTCACAgtcggaggaggaggaggacgacgACGATGATGATGGTGACGATGGCGACGATGAAGAAGATAAGGAATCTCAAGAAGCAGACAGTGATAGCAGCTTGTCTGCATCAGACGAGGATGACGACGATGAGGATGACGACGATGAGGATGACGACGATGGCGATGTTAGTGACGAGGACACGGATAAGAAGAATAAAG ctaaaaagaaacaaaacttACTTCCTTCAGATGTGAATGAGGGAAAAACTTTATTTATCAG AAACCTGTCTTTTGATTCAGAAGAGGAAGGATTAGAGGAAGTTCTCCTGCAGTTTGGTGAACTTAGATATGTGCGTGTTGTGGTTCATCCTGAGACGGGCCTCCCCAAAG GTTGTGCTTTTGCTCAGTTTAAATCAAAAGAAGCAGCGGAGAAATGTCTAGCAGCAGCACAGGATGAATCGGAA acCGGAGGTGTGAGGGTGGATGGAAGGAAGCTGAATATCATGTTGGCAGTAAGCAAAGAAGATGCAGTCAAACTCAAGACCAAGGAAGTAAAAACCCATAAAGGTTCCAGGAACCTTTACCTTGCCAGAGAAGGAT TGATTCGAGCTGGAACCAAGGCAGCAGAAGGAGTCTCCGACTCTGATATGGCCAAGAGGACAAGG ttTGAAGAACTAAAGAGGGCAAAGCTGAAGAACGTCAACGTGTTTGTGTCTCGAACGCGACTGTGCATTCATAACCTGCCGAAGAGCGTAGATCGCTCCCGTCTTTCTAAACTGTGCCTGACTGCTGCGGGGGGAGACAAGCGGGTCCGCATCAAGGAG TGTCACGTGATGTATGACAGGAAGCCTGTACGCGGTGAGCCCATGGGTCATTCACTCGGGTACGGCTTTGTGGAGTTTCAGGATCACGAGCATGCCCTTCAAGCCCTGCGTCGCCTAAACAACAATCCGACCATCTTTGGTGCCATCAAG AGACCCATCGTGGAGTTCTCACTGGAGGATGGGAGGAAGTTAAAGTTGAAGGCAATGAGACTGGAGAAGAGCAAAGTGAAAACTGTTGCTAAATCTGGAGGTGAAAAG gtcctgggttcgattctcaggtggagcagtccgggtcctttctgtgtggagtttgcatgttctccctgtgtctgtgtgggtttcctccgggagctccggtttcctcccacagtacaaagacgt AAACAAGTGAATAAGAACAGCAATCAGAAGGAAGGAAACTCAGAGTCTCAGCAGAAATCTCCTAAAAAGAATAAAGCTGCAGTTCAGCAGCCCAACAGATCTGGCAACAGCAGTGAACAAACGCCAAGCGGCCATTACTCAGGCTTCAGGACCACACCAGAAGTGGAGCATGTGGAGCTGCAGGATGGCAAAAAACGCCAAAAGGTTCTTCCCATGCCCTCACACAAAGGTCCTAAAATCAG GCAACGGGATAAAGGAAAGCAGTTGGTCCCGGCCAAGAAAATAAAGACGGTACCCAGCAGGAAGGAGAAAAAAATCGTCTCTATGGAGAAGCCAAACCAAAATAAGAAACAG GGTGCCAAACCAGTCAAGAGAAAGTTCCAGAGTAAAGAGGACGATCACTTTGAGCGCCTGGTTGAGCAGTACAAGAAGAAACTTACCGGCGGTTCGAACTCTAATAACATGGTCATCAAAAAGACTAAATGGTTCAGTTGA
- the rbm28 gene encoding RNA-binding protein 28 isoform X2, translating to MSAVTLFVRNLPTSASNQQLEEIFSEIGPVKRCFVVKDKGSEKCRGIGYVTYSMAEDAQRAIQDIKHYDGKKISVIQAKKKINDRKKGKAEKAEKEAEKPPDSKPQQKSQGMRKKKLKAKLIVRNLSFKCSEEELKQIFSKYGTVLEANIPLKPDGKKRGFAFVQFKNMLEAGKALAATNLKEIKDRKVAVDWAVSKDKFLANQSGLAAGSKKDERTNATEADEETDEEESPEEHESGTNSQSEEEEDDDDDDGDDGDDEEDKESQEADSDSSLSASDEDDDDEDDDDEDDDDGDVSDEDTDKKNKAKKKQNLLPSDVNEGKTLFIRNLSFDSEEEGLEEVLLQFGELRYVRVVVHPETGLPKGCAFAQFKSKEAAEKCLAAAQDESETGGVRVDGRKLNIMLAVSKEDAVKLKTKEVKTHKGSRNLYLAREGLIRAGTKAAEGVSDSDMAKRTRFEELKRAKLKNVNVFVSRTRLCIHNLPKSVDRSRLSKLCLTAAGGDKRVRIKECHVMYDRKPVRGEPMGHSLGYGFVEFQDHEHALQALRRLNNNPTIFGAIKRPIVEFSLEDGRKLKLKAMRLEKSKVKTVAKSGGEKKQVNKNSNQKEGNSESQQKSPKKNKAAVQQPNRSGNSSEQTPSGHYSGFRTTPEVEHVELQDGKKRQKVLPMPSHKGPKIRQRDKGKQLVPAKKIKTVPSRKEKKIVSMEKPNQNKKQGAKPVKRKFQSKEDDHFERLVEQYKKKLTGGSNSNNMVIKKTKWFS from the exons ATGTCAGCAGTGACTTTATTTGTGCGGAATTTACCGACTTCTGCATCTaatcaacaactggaggaaataTTTTCTGAAATCGGACCCGTAAAACGCTGCTTTGTGGTGAAAGATAAAG GATCAGAAAAATGCCGTGGAATAGGATATGTCACATACTCGATGGCAGAGGACGCACAGCGAGCCATTCAAGACATAAAGCATTACGATGGAAAAAAAATATCTGTCATTCAGGCCAAGAAGAAAATCAATGatagaaagaaaggaaaagctGAAAAAG CTGAGAAAGAAGCTGAGAAACCACCAGATTCAAAGCCTCAACAGAAATCACAAGGCATGAGGAAGAAAAAGTTGAAAGCCAAGCTCATTGTTAGAAATCTCAGTTTTAAA tgcTCAGAAGAGGAGCTGAAGCAAATCTTCTCAAAATACGGGACTGTTCTGGAAGCTAACATCCCTTTAAAACCAG ACGGAAAGAAACGAGGCTTCGCATTTGTCCAGTTTAAAAACATGCTTGAGGCAGGAAAAGCACTCGCCGCCACCAACCTAAAAGAAATTAAAG ACAGAAAGGTAGCTGTAGACTGGGCTGTCTCAAAGGATAAGTTCTTGGCCAACCAGTCAGGATTGGCTGCAG GAAGTAAAAAAGATGAAAGAACGAATGCAACTGAGGCCGATGAGGAGACGGATGAAGAAGAGTCTCCAGAGGAACA TGAATCTGGCACCAACTCACAgtcggaggaggaggaggacgacgACGATGATGATGGTGACGATGGCGACGATGAAGAAGATAAGGAATCTCAAGAAGCAGACAGTGATAGCAGCTTGTCTGCATCAGACGAGGATGACGACGATGAGGATGACGACGATGAGGATGACGACGATGGCGATGTTAGTGACGAGGACACGGATAAGAAGAATAAAG ctaaaaagaaacaaaacttACTTCCTTCAGATGTGAATGAGGGAAAAACTTTATTTATCAG AAACCTGTCTTTTGATTCAGAAGAGGAAGGATTAGAGGAAGTTCTCCTGCAGTTTGGTGAACTTAGATATGTGCGTGTTGTGGTTCATCCTGAGACGGGCCTCCCCAAAG GTTGTGCTTTTGCTCAGTTTAAATCAAAAGAAGCAGCGGAGAAATGTCTAGCAGCAGCACAGGATGAATCGGAA acCGGAGGTGTGAGGGTGGATGGAAGGAAGCTGAATATCATGTTGGCAGTAAGCAAAGAAGATGCAGTCAAACTCAAGACCAAGGAAGTAAAAACCCATAAAGGTTCCAGGAACCTTTACCTTGCCAGAGAAGGAT TGATTCGAGCTGGAACCAAGGCAGCAGAAGGAGTCTCCGACTCTGATATGGCCAAGAGGACAAGG ttTGAAGAACTAAAGAGGGCAAAGCTGAAGAACGTCAACGTGTTTGTGTCTCGAACGCGACTGTGCATTCATAACCTGCCGAAGAGCGTAGATCGCTCCCGTCTTTCTAAACTGTGCCTGACTGCTGCGGGGGGAGACAAGCGGGTCCGCATCAAGGAG TGTCACGTGATGTATGACAGGAAGCCTGTACGCGGTGAGCCCATGGGTCATTCACTCGGGTACGGCTTTGTGGAGTTTCAGGATCACGAGCATGCCCTTCAAGCCCTGCGTCGCCTAAACAACAATCCGACCATCTTTGGTGCCATCAAG AGACCCATCGTGGAGTTCTCACTGGAGGATGGGAGGAAGTTAAAGTTGAAGGCAATGAGACTGGAGAAGAGCAAAGTGAAAACTGTTGCTAAATCTGGAGGTGAAAAG AAACAAGTGAATAAGAACAGCAATCAGAAGGAAGGAAACTCAGAGTCTCAGCAGAAATCTCCTAAAAAGAATAAAGCTGCAGTTCAGCAGCCCAACAGATCTGGCAACAGCAGTGAACAAACGCCAAGCGGCCATTACTCAGGCTTCAGGACCACACCAGAAGTGGAGCATGTGGAGCTGCAGGATGGCAAAAAACGCCAAAAGGTTCTTCCCATGCCCTCACACAAAGGTCCTAAAATCAG GCAACGGGATAAAGGAAAGCAGTTGGTCCCGGCCAAGAAAATAAAGACGGTACCCAGCAGGAAGGAGAAAAAAATCGTCTCTATGGAGAAGCCAAACCAAAATAAGAAACAG GGTGCCAAACCAGTCAAGAGAAAGTTCCAGAGTAAAGAGGACGATCACTTTGAGCGCCTGGTTGAGCAGTACAAGAAGAAACTTACCGGCGGTTCGAACTCTAATAACATGGTCATCAAAAAGACTAAATGGTTCAGTTGA
- the lepa gene encoding leptin a gives MAMYLALLCSCVVSVLALCCGRPHPVDSLKNFVKLQAENIIGRIQKHKDELQIFHMVVLDSPELLPELQSDKPVEGLGSMVETLNTFQQVLHSMPKGHMSQLHSDVSTLQHYLEDRINLLQCPHRKTGTVKNLESFLKDHGTYYITLGYVALDRLQKYLQRLVNNLDELKTC, from the exons ATGGCCATGTACCTGGCCCTGCTTTGCTCCTGTGTTGTGAGTGTCCTCGCTCTCTGCTGTGGTCGTCCTCATCCTGTAGACAGCCTGAAGAACTTTGTCAAACTGCAGGCCGAGAACATCATCGGCAGAATCCAGAAACACAAAGATGAG TTGCAGATATTCCACATGGTAGTCCTGGACAGTCCAGAGCTCCTGCCCGAGCTCCAGTCTGACAAACCCGTCGAGGGTCTGGGCTCCATGGTAGAGACCTTAAACACCTTCCAGCAAGTTTTGCACAGCATGCCCAAAGGTCACATGAGCCAACTGCACAGTGATGTCAGCACCCTGCAGCACTACCTGGAGGATCGGATAAACTTGTTGCAATGTCCACACAGAAAAACAGGCACAGTGAAGAACCTGGAGTCCTTCCTGAAGGACCACGGGACGTACTACATTACACTAGGCTACGTCGCACTGGACAGACTGCAGAAATACTTACAAAGACTCGTGAACAACCTGGACGAGCTAAAAACATGCTAA
- the si:dkey-5i3.5 gene encoding uncharacterized protein si:dkey-5i3.5 isoform X2: MSSKSTFLLGVTTHKLREGITFHENEHTVKTVVSGHAKPLLLLLPWLGSRPRAHNKYCEIYLRAGFDILVVESKVTEFLWPRWGLEHGAQVLQLLESERFSQRPLLVHAFSIGGYTFAQVLINMSKDAQRYQGLKNRFRGQIYDSLVIGSLERMAVGVSKTLFPRFESLVKRGSLLYFHIFKRQTVDYFNRGIDMFWDTPLTASALFFFCENDALCDPEVMEQMINHWRKRGITVTSRKWKESIHAGHLRAHRQEYLSLLENFLFSLNMVPLKAKM; this comes from the exons ATGTCTTCCAAGAGTACGTTTTTGTTGGGCGTCACGACGCACAAGCTCAGAGAAGGCATTACATTCCACGAGAATGAGCATACGGTGAAGACAGTGGTCAGCGGCCACGCCAAACCTTTGCTCCTGCTGTTACCATGGCTTGGCTCGAGACCTCGGGCTCATAACAAGTACTGTGAGATTTATCTAAGAGCAGGCTTTGATATACTGGTGGTGGAGAGCAAAGTGACAGAGTTCCTGTGGCCTCGCTGGGGCCTGGAGCATGGTGCCCAAGTGCTGCAACTTTTGGAAAGTGAGCGCTTCTCACAGCGTCCTCTGCTGGTCCATGCCTTCTCCATCGGTGGATACACGTTCGCCCAGGTGCTCATTAACATGTCCAAGGACGCCCAGCGTTACCAGGGCTTAAAAAACAGGTTCAGAGGGCAGATCTACGACAGTCTGGTCATAGGCTCGCTGGAGCGTATGGCAGTTG GTGTGAGTAAGACCTTGTTTCCTCGTTTCGAGAGTCTGGTGAAGCGTGGCAGCCTGCTCTATTTCCACATTTTTAAACGTCAAACAGTGGACTACTTCAATAGAGGTATCGATATGTTCTGGGACACACCTCTGACCGCTTCAGCACTGTTTTTCTTTTGTGAGAACGATGCCCTGTGTGACCCGGAGGTCATGGAGCAAATGATCAATCATTGGAGAAAGCGAGGCATTACTGTGACCAGCAGGAAATGGAAGGAGTCAATCCACGCCGGGCATCTGCGTGCCCATCGTCAGGAGTACCTGTCTCTTCTGGAGAACTTTCTCTTCTCTCTTAATATGGTGCCCTTGAAGGCCAAAATGTAA
- the si:dkey-5i3.5 gene encoding uncharacterized protein si:dkey-5i3.5 isoform X1 — protein MAARLVLRADSLCPKFFLFSAYQARNNAFTHRVRTTTSNNNRSPDVMSSKSTFLLGVTTHKLREGITFHENEHTVKTVVSGHAKPLLLLLPWLGSRPRAHNKYCEIYLRAGFDILVVESKVTEFLWPRWGLEHGAQVLQLLESERFSQRPLLVHAFSIGGYTFAQVLINMSKDAQRYQGLKNRFRGQIYDSLVIGSLERMAVGVSKTLFPRFESLVKRGSLLYFHIFKRQTVDYFNRGIDMFWDTPLTASALFFFCENDALCDPEVMEQMINHWRKRGITVTSRKWKESIHAGHLRAHRQEYLSLLENFLFSLNMVPLKAKM, from the exons ATGGCTGCTAGGCTGGTACTGCGAGCGGACTCTTTATGTCCGAAATTCTTCCTGTTTTCAGCTTATCAAGCTCGGAATAATGCATTCACCCACCGAGTGCGTACTACTACCTCCAATAACAACAG GTCCCCTGATGTCATGTCTTCCAAGAGTACGTTTTTGTTGGGCGTCACGACGCACAAGCTCAGAGAAGGCATTACATTCCACGAGAATGAGCATACGGTGAAGACAGTGGTCAGCGGCCACGCCAAACCTTTGCTCCTGCTGTTACCATGGCTTGGCTCGAGACCTCGGGCTCATAACAAGTACTGTGAGATTTATCTAAGAGCAGGCTTTGATATACTGGTGGTGGAGAGCAAAGTGACAGAGTTCCTGTGGCCTCGCTGGGGCCTGGAGCATGGTGCCCAAGTGCTGCAACTTTTGGAAAGTGAGCGCTTCTCACAGCGTCCTCTGCTGGTCCATGCCTTCTCCATCGGTGGATACACGTTCGCCCAGGTGCTCATTAACATGTCCAAGGACGCCCAGCGTTACCAGGGCTTAAAAAACAGGTTCAGAGGGCAGATCTACGACAGTCTGGTCATAGGCTCGCTGGAGCGTATGGCAGTTG GTGTGAGTAAGACCTTGTTTCCTCGTTTCGAGAGTCTGGTGAAGCGTGGCAGCCTGCTCTATTTCCACATTTTTAAACGTCAAACAGTGGACTACTTCAATAGAGGTATCGATATGTTCTGGGACACACCTCTGACCGCTTCAGCACTGTTTTTCTTTTGTGAGAACGATGCCCTGTGTGACCCGGAGGTCATGGAGCAAATGATCAATCATTGGAGAAAGCGAGGCATTACTGTGACCAGCAGGAAATGGAAGGAGTCAATCCACGCCGGGCATCTGCGTGCCCATCGTCAGGAGTACCTGTCTCTTCTGGAGAACTTTCTCTTCTCTCTTAATATGGTGCCCTTGAAGGCCAAAATGTAA